From the genome of Phytohabitans rumicis, one region includes:
- a CDS encoding GntR family transcriptional regulator, whose amino-acid sequence MIEFHLDGRSGVAPYMQLIQQVRQALRLGLLVEGDRLPTVKDVVAKVAINPNTVFKAYRELEYQGLVSARPGVGTFVTRTLTDQSLAAHESLREELRTWLDKARAAGLDDESIDALIATTVRTPIEEST is encoded by the coding sequence GTGATTGAGTTCCATCTCGACGGCCGCTCCGGCGTCGCTCCCTACATGCAGCTGATCCAGCAGGTGCGGCAGGCGCTGCGGCTGGGGCTGCTGGTCGAGGGGGACCGCCTGCCGACCGTCAAGGACGTGGTCGCCAAGGTGGCGATCAACCCGAACACGGTCTTCAAGGCGTATCGAGAGCTCGAGTACCAGGGATTGGTCTCCGCCCGGCCGGGAGTGGGCACGTTCGTGACCCGCACCCTGACCGATCAGTCGCTCGCCGCGCACGAGTCGCTGCGCGAGGAGCTGCGCACCTGGCTGGACAAGGCGCGCGCCGCCGGGCTGGACGACGAAAGCATCGACGCGCTCATCGCGACCACCGTCCGCACCCCCATCGAGGAGTCCACATGA
- a CDS encoding ABC transporter ATP-binding protein, with product MTKPALRAVGLTKRYGRYPALSDCTLDIPSGRVVGLVGPNGAGKTTLLQLAAGMLTPTAGSIEVLGGRPASGAAQLAKVGFVAQDTPTYAGMSIADHLRFGASANPRWDQPAAEERIAQFGLDLRQKAGRLSGGQRAQLALTLAIAKRPELLILDEPVASLDPMARREFLKGLMSFTAEHHASVILSSHLVSDLERVCDYLIVLVASRVRVAGDVDDLLEGHFRLTGARRDVDDLPDGVEVIEESHVERQSTLIVRADVPLDGTPFTVEQLTLEDLVLAYMSQATSSRPVLEPTR from the coding sequence ATGACCAAACCCGCGCTCAGGGCCGTGGGTCTTACCAAGCGTTACGGGCGGTATCCCGCACTGTCCGACTGCACCCTCGACATCCCGTCCGGCCGGGTCGTCGGGCTGGTCGGCCCGAACGGCGCGGGCAAGACGACGCTGCTGCAGCTGGCGGCCGGCATGTTGACCCCGACGGCGGGCTCGATCGAGGTCCTCGGCGGCCGACCGGCGTCCGGCGCGGCCCAGCTGGCCAAGGTCGGGTTCGTCGCGCAGGACACGCCGACGTACGCGGGCATGTCGATCGCCGATCACCTCAGGTTCGGCGCCTCCGCCAATCCACGGTGGGACCAGCCGGCGGCCGAGGAGCGGATCGCCCAGTTCGGCCTGGACCTGCGGCAGAAGGCCGGCCGGCTCTCAGGCGGCCAGCGCGCCCAGCTCGCGCTCACGCTGGCCATCGCGAAACGGCCGGAGCTGCTCATCCTCGACGAGCCGGTGGCCAGCCTGGACCCGATGGCCCGCCGGGAATTCCTCAAAGGACTGATGAGCTTCACGGCCGAGCACCACGCCAGCGTGATCCTCTCCTCCCACCTGGTGTCCGACCTGGAACGCGTCTGCGACTACCTCATCGTGCTGGTCGCTTCCCGGGTACGGGTCGCCGGTGACGTCGACGACCTGCTGGAGGGCCACTTCCGGCTCACCGGCGCCCGGCGGGACGTCGACGACCTGCCCGACGGCGTGGAGGTCATCGAGGAGAGCCACGTCGAACGGCAGTCCACGCTCATCGTCCGCGCCGACGTTCCGCTCGACGGAACGCCGTTCACCGTCGAACAGCTCACCCTCGAAGACCTGGTGCTGGCGTACATGTCGCAGGCCACGTCGTCCCGGCCGGTATTGGAGCCCACCCGATGA
- a CDS encoding ABC transporter permease subunit — MIWFTWRQFRSQTVIAAATLVAFGVLLLITARTITDLYAEVAACSGDCDGVVEVFLSRFRSSAAFPTYVAALGAAYLLPVLLGIFWGAPLIARELEAGTHRLAWNQSVTRTRWLAVKLVAGGAIAATSTGLLALAVTVWSQRVDSASQDRMLPLLYGSRGIVPVAYALFAFLLGVTTGMLLRRVVPAIAATLAIYVAALVAMPLWVRAHLVPAEHETLALTAQNLQGVSISPDTGTIDVVGRGLDGGWVVSNRTITSDGSTFSGPVDLTTCGPNATMTQCNEWLGSLGLRQDLLYHPDSHFWPMQWAEAGVFIGLAALLGAFCFWWIRHRIV; from the coding sequence ATGATCTGGTTCACCTGGCGTCAGTTCCGCTCCCAGACGGTGATCGCGGCGGCGACGCTCGTGGCGTTCGGCGTCCTGCTCCTGATCACCGCGCGCACCATCACCGACTTGTACGCCGAGGTCGCGGCCTGTAGCGGCGACTGCGACGGCGTCGTCGAAGTCTTCCTCTCCCGGTTCCGCAGCAGTGCCGCGTTCCCGACGTACGTCGCCGCGCTGGGCGCCGCGTATCTACTGCCGGTACTGCTCGGAATCTTCTGGGGCGCTCCGCTGATCGCCCGGGAACTCGAGGCCGGCACCCATCGTCTGGCGTGGAATCAGTCGGTGACCCGAACCCGCTGGCTCGCGGTCAAGCTCGTGGCGGGTGGCGCGATCGCGGCGACGAGCACCGGCCTGCTCGCCTTGGCGGTGACCGTCTGGTCGCAACGCGTCGACAGCGCCTCCCAGGACCGGATGCTTCCGCTGCTGTACGGGTCGCGAGGGATCGTGCCCGTCGCGTACGCGCTCTTCGCCTTCCTGCTCGGCGTCACGACCGGGATGCTCCTGCGCCGGGTCGTTCCGGCGATCGCGGCCACGCTGGCGATCTACGTGGCGGCGCTGGTGGCCATGCCGCTGTGGGTGCGGGCGCATCTGGTCCCGGCCGAGCACGAAACGCTCGCGCTAACAGCTCAGAACCTCCAGGGGGTCTCCATCAGCCCTGACACCGGCACGATCGACGTCGTCGGCAGAGGGCTCGACGGCGGCTGGGTCGTCAGCAATCGCACGATCACGAGCGACGGGAGCACATTCAGCGGTCCCGTCGACCTCACGACCTGCGGCCCGAACGCCACCATGACCCAGTGCAACGAGTGGCTCGGATCGCTCGGCCTGCGGCAGGACCTTCTCTACCACCCCGACAGCCACTTCTGGCCGATGCAGTGGGCGGAGGCCGGAGTCTTCATCGGACTGGCCGCACTGCTCGGCGCGTTCTGCTTCTGGTGGATCCGCCACCGGATCGTCTAA
- a CDS encoding dihydrolipoamide acetyltransferase family protein, translating to MSTVFRLPDLGEGLTEAEVLDWRVAVGDHVAIDQIVVEVETAKAAVEVPIPVAGTVVELYAPAGATVAVGAPLIAVAAAPDAEAGSGNVLIGYGTGALAGPSRRRRRPTPVAAPRVISPVVRRLAKTHGVDLATLTPSGRGGIIVRRDVEAAIPSTVDSVGTRIPLRGVRRAIADKLVRSRTEIPDATTWVDVDATALLELRAELNRDATEPIGLLALLARICVAGLQRFPQLNAYVDTAREEIVQLPHVHLGFAAQTDRGLVVPVVHDAHRRTLADLAQALRERTEAARAGTLAPSHLTGGTFTLNNYGVFGVDGSTPIINHPEAALLGVGRVLPRPWVVDGQLAVRSVAQLSLAFDHRVCDGGVAGGFLRFVADCVERPQRLLLHL from the coding sequence ATGAGCACCGTCTTCCGCCTGCCCGACCTCGGCGAGGGCCTCACCGAGGCGGAAGTGCTCGACTGGCGGGTCGCCGTCGGCGACCACGTCGCGATCGACCAGATCGTCGTCGAGGTGGAGACCGCCAAGGCGGCCGTCGAGGTGCCGATCCCCGTCGCCGGCACAGTCGTCGAGCTGTACGCCCCGGCCGGCGCGACGGTCGCGGTCGGCGCACCGCTGATCGCCGTCGCCGCCGCGCCGGACGCGGAGGCCGGCTCCGGCAATGTCCTCATTGGATACGGCACCGGTGCCCTCGCGGGCCCGTCACGGCGACGCCGCCGTCCCACCCCGGTGGCCGCACCCCGGGTCATCTCCCCCGTCGTACGGCGGCTCGCCAAGACGCACGGCGTGGACCTCGCCACGCTGACCCCGAGCGGGCGGGGCGGGATCATCGTACGGCGCGACGTCGAAGCCGCCATCCCCTCTACTGTGGACAGTGTTGGTACCCGGATCCCGCTACGCGGCGTGCGCCGCGCCATCGCCGACAAGCTCGTGCGCAGCCGTACCGAGATCCCCGACGCCACCACCTGGGTGGACGTCGACGCCACCGCGCTGCTGGAGTTGCGCGCCGAACTGAACCGCGACGCCACCGAGCCGATCGGGCTGCTGGCCCTGCTGGCCCGGATCTGCGTCGCCGGCCTGCAACGCTTCCCGCAGCTCAACGCGTACGTGGACACCGCCCGCGAGGAGATCGTCCAGCTCCCGCACGTGCACCTCGGCTTCGCCGCGCAGACCGACCGCGGCCTGGTCGTACCCGTGGTGCACGACGCCCACCGGCGCACCCTCGCCGACCTGGCCCAGGCGCTGCGCGAGCGCACCGAGGCGGCCCGCGCCGGCACCCTCGCCCCGTCGCACCTCACCGGCGGCACCTTCACCCTCAACAACTACGGCGTGTTCGGCGTCGACGGCTCGACACCGATCATCAACCACCCGGAGGCCGCCCTGCTCGGCGTCGGGCGGGTGCTGCCGCGCCCCTGGGTCGTCGACGGCCAGCTCGCCGTGCGCAGCGTCGCGCAGCTGTCCCTGGCGTTCGACCACCGGGTCTGCGACGGCGGCGTGGCGGGCGGCTTCCTGCGCTTCGTCGCCGACTGCGTCGAGCGCCCCCAGCGACTCCTCCTGCACCTCTAG
- a CDS encoding alpha-ketoacid dehydrogenase subunit beta, whose translation MAPTTMAQALNTALRDALHEDDRVLVFGEDVGALGGVFRITDGLTDKFGDERCFDTPLAEAGIVGFAVGLAMGGFRPVVEMQFDAFAYPAFEQIASHVAKLRNRTRGRLSLPLVIRIPYAGGIGGVEHHCDSSEAYYAHTPGLKVATPATVADAYSMLREAIADPDPVVFLEPKKLYWSKSDVDLPLRTEPFGRAAVRREGRDATVVAYGPAVPVALAAADAAAGEGWDLEVVDLRTIVPFDDETVTASVRRTGRCVVVQEAPGFAGVGAEVAARVQERCFHSLHAPVLRVSGFDVPYPPPMLEHHHLPGVDRVLDALDRLQRDDEPDPRFLAVGGPA comes from the coding sequence ATGGCACCCACGACGATGGCCCAGGCGCTCAACACGGCGCTGCGCGACGCCCTGCACGAGGACGACCGGGTGCTCGTGTTCGGCGAGGACGTCGGCGCCCTCGGCGGCGTCTTCCGGATCACCGACGGGCTCACCGACAAGTTCGGCGACGAGCGGTGCTTCGACACCCCGCTGGCCGAGGCCGGCATCGTGGGCTTCGCCGTCGGCCTGGCGATGGGCGGGTTCCGGCCGGTCGTCGAGATGCAGTTCGACGCGTTCGCCTACCCCGCCTTCGAGCAGATCGCCTCGCACGTGGCCAAGCTGCGCAACCGCACCCGCGGGCGGCTGAGCCTGCCGCTGGTCATCCGCATCCCGTACGCCGGCGGGATCGGCGGCGTCGAGCACCACTGCGACTCCAGCGAGGCGTACTACGCGCACACGCCGGGGTTGAAGGTAGCCACCCCGGCGACGGTGGCCGACGCGTACTCGATGCTGCGCGAGGCTATCGCGGACCCCGACCCGGTGGTGTTCCTGGAGCCGAAGAAGCTGTACTGGTCGAAGTCCGATGTGGACCTTCCACTGCGGACGGAGCCGTTCGGGCGGGCCGCGGTCCGGCGGGAAGGCCGGGACGCGACGGTCGTGGCGTACGGGCCGGCGGTGCCGGTCGCGCTCGCCGCCGCGGACGCCGCAGCCGGCGAGGGCTGGGATCTGGAGGTCGTCGACCTGCGCACCATCGTGCCGTTCGACGACGAGACGGTGACCGCGTCGGTGCGCCGCACCGGCCGCTGTGTGGTGGTGCAGGAGGCGCCCGGCTTCGCCGGGGTCGGCGCCGAGGTGGCCGCCCGCGTGCAGGAGCGCTGCTTCCACAGCCTGCACGCGCCGGTGCTGCGGGTCAGCGGCTTCGACGTGCCGTACCCGCCGCCGATGCTGGAGCACCACCACCTGCCGGGCGTCGACCGGGTGCTCGACGCGCTCGACCGACTGCAGCGCGACGACGAACCCGATCCGCGGTTCCTGGCCGTGGGCGGGCCGGCATGA
- the pdhA gene encoding pyruvate dehydrogenase (acetyl-transferring) E1 component subunit alpha has translation MALLLPSAEPVRYLTDTGTPVTDPPAYPVPDLDLLVTAYRKMVVGRRFDTQATALTKQGRLAVYPSSHGQEACQVGAVLAVGAGDWLFPTYRESVALVTRGVDPVEVLSLLRGDAHCGYDPRAHHVAPQCTPLATQTLHATGLAYAERRKGSGAIALAFIGDGATSEGDFHEALNFAAVFRAPVVFLVQNNRYAISVPLERQSAAPSLAAKGIGYGVPAEQVDGNDPVAVLAVLTAAVAHARSGAGPFLVEAHTYRMDAHTNADDATRYRAAAEVDEWRRRDPVARLEAYLRGRGALTDADASEIAAEAEEYAAALRARMNADPDLTPTDLFDHVYAEPTPQLREQRATLLAELVEAP, from the coding sequence ATGGCACTGCTCCTCCCCTCGGCCGAGCCGGTCCGGTACCTCACCGACACCGGCACGCCGGTGACCGACCCGCCGGCGTACCCGGTGCCGGACCTGGACCTGCTGGTGACCGCGTACCGCAAGATGGTCGTCGGCCGCCGGTTCGACACCCAGGCCACGGCGCTGACCAAGCAGGGCCGGCTCGCCGTGTACCCGTCCAGCCACGGCCAGGAGGCGTGCCAGGTCGGCGCGGTCCTCGCGGTCGGCGCCGGCGACTGGCTCTTCCCGACGTACCGCGAGTCGGTGGCGCTGGTGACCCGCGGCGTCGACCCGGTCGAGGTGCTCTCGCTGCTGCGCGGAGACGCCCACTGCGGCTACGATCCGCGCGCGCACCACGTCGCTCCACAGTGCACACCGCTGGCCACGCAGACCCTGCACGCCACCGGCCTGGCGTACGCGGAGCGCCGCAAGGGCTCCGGCGCGATCGCGCTGGCCTTCATCGGCGACGGCGCGACCAGCGAGGGCGACTTCCACGAGGCGCTGAACTTCGCGGCCGTGTTCCGGGCGCCGGTCGTCTTCCTGGTGCAGAACAACCGGTACGCGATCTCCGTGCCGCTGGAGCGGCAGAGCGCCGCGCCGTCGCTGGCCGCCAAGGGCATCGGGTACGGCGTACCGGCCGAGCAGGTCGACGGCAACGACCCGGTGGCCGTGCTGGCGGTGCTGACCGCGGCGGTGGCGCACGCCCGCTCGGGCGCCGGACCGTTCCTGGTCGAGGCGCACACATACCGGATGGACGCGCACACCAACGCCGACGACGCGACCCGCTACCGCGCCGCGGCCGAGGTCGACGAGTGGCGGCGCCGCGACCCCGTCGCCCGGCTGGAGGCGTACCTGCGCGGGCGCGGCGCGCTCACCGACGCGGACGCCTCGGAGATCGCCGCCGAGGCCGAGGAGTACGCCGCCGCCCTGCGCGCCCGCATGAACGCCGACCCCGACCTGACCCCGACCGACCTGTTCGACCACGTGTACGCCGAGCCGACCCCGCAACTGCGCGAACAGCGGGCGACACTGCTGGCAGAACTGGTGGAGGCGCCCTGA
- a CDS encoding Lrp/AsnC family transcriptional regulator, whose protein sequence is MDDVDWAILRELAADGRMSVRTLAERIRVSRTNAYARLERLAADGVITGFTARLDPARAGLGTTAYVLLNIDQNAWRTISDQLRDVPYVQHMALVGGDVDIMMLVRTPDNATLRDVVIAGVHAVPGVRSTRTWLVFEELAGRRSLV, encoded by the coding sequence CTGGACGACGTCGACTGGGCGATCCTGCGCGAGCTGGCGGCGGACGGCCGGATGTCCGTGCGCACGCTCGCCGAGCGGATCCGGGTCTCCCGCACCAACGCGTACGCCCGGCTGGAGCGGCTGGCCGCCGACGGGGTGATCACCGGGTTCACCGCTCGGCTCGACCCGGCGCGGGCCGGGCTCGGCACCACGGCGTACGTGCTGCTCAACATCGACCAGAACGCCTGGCGCACCATCTCTGACCAGTTGCGCGACGTGCCGTACGTGCAGCACATGGCGCTGGTCGGCGGGGACGTCGACATCATGATGCTGGTCCGGACGCCGGACAACGCGACCCTGCGCGACGTGGTGATCGCCGGGGTGCACGCGGTGCCGGGGGTGCGCTCGACCCGCACCTGGCTGGTGTTCGAGGAGCTGGCCGGCCGGCGTTCCCTGGTCTGA
- a CDS encoding glycoside hydrolase — protein sequence MTAQRSVTRLASAAVAATLGAGLTTSAAAVPAAAEPAAAATGVVVRIDPSYQQPAFEGWGTSLVWFANATGGYPDEVRNKLVDLLFGEDGLRLNIARYNIGGGNAPTVRDYLRRGGAVPGYWNAPQPYGPTDKDWWDPDNPDHWNWDADANQRWWLDQIKDKVDTWEAFSNSPPWFQTVSGYVSGGFNSSTDQIRPDTVDDFATYLVRVVEHLERTYGIRFDSIDPLNEPNTPYWGTTLGADGQPTGGRQEGAHAGPASQAQVVLALQRQLATASTDAVISAPDETNPGLFLQDWYGYPADAQAAVSQLNVHTYGTGQRTAARDVAKAEGRKLWMSEVEGSWGRDFTSMDSGLGMARRIIDDLRELEPSAWVLWQPIEDGENMQAEGNLQWGSIHVPFTCTATDTLETCPIRTNTKFDTIRNFTHYIRPGDRLVKVDDPASVAAVKKSSRGAVVVHANADPDPRAVTLDLSRFSNVSANATVTPVVTSAAGKLVRGTPVRVSGRSATLTVSGESVTTFLISGVSSVAADGQHIQAGHAYRLQGVQSGRSLAPSADGAATVLRTNDTGRADQLWYVRKVRHGVTNRDRYTIVNAGGGTRLAVRDGATVLEDGATTPDDGAQWILSTTGDGTYTFINVAAKRLLDVGGAATADGSPVSIWLPNGAGNQRWTVLDENVASTETAQLYTVPGRTPTLPDTVTAVLASGARRALPVTWQTPPAAAWRTPMWSPSAARRPMCSAGGSRPPRRSPWTSSQPPSRDGPRRTPAATRSCRPLWSASARTAVRPPCRSPGTRRRPAPSTAPAW from the coding sequence ATGACGGCTCAGCGTAGCGTGACCAGGTTGGCCAGCGCGGCGGTGGCGGCGACGCTCGGCGCCGGACTGACCACGAGCGCCGCGGCGGTGCCGGCGGCAGCCGAGCCCGCGGCCGCCGCGACCGGGGTCGTCGTCCGGATCGACCCGTCGTACCAGCAGCCGGCGTTCGAGGGCTGGGGCACCAGCCTGGTCTGGTTCGCGAACGCCACCGGCGGCTACCCGGACGAGGTCCGCAACAAGCTCGTCGACCTGCTCTTCGGTGAGGACGGGCTGCGCCTCAACATCGCCCGGTACAACATCGGCGGCGGCAACGCCCCGACCGTGCGCGACTACCTGCGCCGCGGCGGCGCCGTGCCCGGGTACTGGAACGCGCCGCAGCCGTACGGGCCGACCGACAAGGACTGGTGGGACCCGGACAACCCGGACCACTGGAACTGGGACGCCGACGCCAACCAGCGCTGGTGGCTCGACCAGATCAAGGACAAGGTCGACACGTGGGAGGCGTTCAGCAACTCGCCGCCGTGGTTCCAGACCGTCAGCGGGTACGTCTCCGGCGGCTTCAACTCCAGCACCGACCAGATTCGACCGGACACAGTGGACGACTTCGCCACCTACCTGGTGCGGGTCGTCGAGCACCTGGAGCGCACGTACGGCATCCGATTCGACAGCATCGACCCGCTGAACGAGCCGAACACGCCGTACTGGGGCACCACCCTCGGGGCGGACGGCCAGCCGACCGGCGGACGCCAGGAGGGCGCGCACGCCGGTCCCGCGTCGCAGGCGCAGGTGGTGCTGGCGTTGCAGCGCCAGCTCGCGACGGCCAGCACCGACGCGGTGATCTCCGCGCCGGACGAGACCAACCCGGGCCTGTTCCTGCAGGACTGGTACGGCTACCCGGCCGATGCGCAGGCGGCGGTGAGCCAGCTCAACGTGCACACGTACGGCACCGGGCAGCGCACCGCGGCCCGCGACGTGGCCAAGGCCGAGGGCCGCAAGCTGTGGATGAGCGAGGTCGAGGGCAGCTGGGGCCGGGACTTCACCAGCATGGACTCGGGCCTGGGCATGGCTCGCCGCATCATCGACGACCTGCGCGAGCTGGAGCCGTCGGCGTGGGTGCTGTGGCAGCCCATCGAGGACGGCGAGAACATGCAGGCCGAGGGCAACCTGCAGTGGGGCAGCATCCACGTCCCGTTCACCTGCACGGCCACCGACACGCTGGAGACGTGTCCTATCAGGACGAACACCAAGTTCGACACGATCCGCAACTTCACCCACTACATCCGCCCCGGCGACCGGCTGGTCAAAGTGGACGACCCGGCCAGCGTGGCGGCCGTCAAGAAGTCCAGTCGCGGCGCGGTCGTGGTGCACGCCAACGCCGACCCCGACCCGCGCGCGGTGACGCTGGACCTGTCCCGGTTCTCCAACGTGAGCGCCAACGCCACCGTCACCCCGGTCGTGACCAGCGCCGCCGGCAAGCTCGTGCGTGGCACCCCGGTCCGCGTGTCCGGCCGGTCCGCGACGCTCACCGTGTCGGGCGAGTCGGTCACCACGTTCCTGATCAGCGGCGTCTCCTCGGTGGCCGCCGACGGGCAGCACATCCAGGCCGGCCACGCGTACCGGCTGCAGGGCGTACAGAGTGGACGGTCGCTCGCACCGTCCGCGGATGGCGCGGCCACGGTGCTGCGCACCAACGACACGGGCCGCGCCGACCAGCTCTGGTACGTCCGCAAGGTGCGCCACGGCGTGACCAACCGGGACCGCTACACCATCGTGAACGCCGGCGGCGGCACGCGGTTGGCCGTGCGCGACGGAGCCACCGTCCTGGAGGACGGCGCGACCACGCCCGACGACGGTGCACAGTGGATCCTGTCCACCACCGGCGACGGCACGTACACGTTCATCAACGTCGCGGCGAAGCGGCTGCTCGACGTGGGCGGCGCGGCCACCGCGGACGGCAGCCCGGTGTCGATCTGGCTGCCCAACGGGGCCGGCAACCAGCGCTGGACCGTGCTGGATGAGAACGTCGCCAGCACCGAGACCGCACAGCTCTACACCGTCCCCGGCCGTACGCCCACGCTGCCGGACACCGTGACCGCGGTCCTCGCCAGCGGCGCCCGGCGCGCCCTGCCGGTCACCTGGCAGACACCGCCGGCCGCGGCCTGGCGTACCCCGATGTGGTCACCGTCCGCGGCACGGCGACCGATGTGCTCGGCCGGCGGGTCAAGGCCACCGCGAAGGTCACCGTGGACGTCTTCACAGCCACCGAGCCGGGACGGGCCAAGGCGTACGCCGGCGGCAACCCGGTCCTGCCGTCCACTGTGGTCGGCCTCGGCGCGAACGGCGGTACGGCCACCCTGCCGGTCACCTGGGACCCGGCGCCGGCCGGCGCCTTCGACCGCACCGGCGTGGTGA
- a CDS encoding cadherin-like beta sandwich domain-containing protein produces the protein MVGLGANGGTATLPVTWDPAPAGAFDRTGVVTLTGVARVLDGTTLPATVRVQVTEAAQANAALADGASVTATYTENGYSTAGLRNGVTAEKAWSNWRPGTQNPSETITVTLPRAVDVVRVATYFYRDSSGGGGLAQSVRVQVRGAGGTCADASGEVAVGTAGSPVVDVPVAATTTDAVCVVFTPRPGGYLTVGEIEVYTKSPGVSSDATLSSIAVDGVPVADFDPDRPDYRVTVAKPARSVVTATAADPYATVRVERAASSARETTWVVTSTSEDGTQTRTYRVVVAA, from the coding sequence GTGGTCGGCCTCGGCGCGAACGGCGGTACGGCCACCCTGCCGGTCACCTGGGACCCGGCGCCGGCCGGCGCCTTCGACCGCACCGGCGTGGTGACGCTGACCGGCGTGGCCCGGGTGCTGGACGGCACCACCCTGCCGGCGACCGTGCGGGTGCAGGTCACGGAGGCGGCGCAGGCCAACGCCGCGCTGGCGGACGGCGCCTCGGTCACCGCGACGTACACCGAGAACGGCTACTCGACGGCCGGGCTGCGCAACGGGGTCACCGCGGAGAAAGCCTGGTCGAACTGGCGGCCCGGCACCCAGAACCCGTCCGAGACCATCACCGTCACGCTGCCCCGCGCGGTCGACGTGGTACGGGTGGCGACGTACTTCTACCGGGACAGCTCGGGCGGCGGCGGCCTGGCGCAGAGCGTGCGCGTCCAGGTGCGCGGCGCCGGCGGCACGTGCGCCGACGCGAGCGGCGAGGTGGCCGTGGGCACCGCGGGCTCGCCCGTGGTCGACGTGCCGGTGGCGGCCACCACCACCGACGCCGTGTGCGTGGTCTTCACGCCCCGGCCCGGCGGCTACCTGACGGTCGGCGAGATCGAGGTGTACACCAAGTCGCCGGGCGTCTCGTCGGACGCCACCCTGTCGTCGATCGCGGTGGATGGCGTACCGGTCGCGGACTTCGACCCAGACCGGCCCGATTACCGGGTCACCGTGGCCAAGCCCGCGCGCAGCGTGGTCACCGCGACCGCCGCCGACCCGTACGCCACCGTCCGGGTGGAGCGGGCCGCGTCGTCGGCCCGGGAGACCACCTGGGTGGTGACCTCGACCAGCGAAGACGGCACACAGACCCGCACGTACCGGGTGGTCGTCGCGGCCTGA